In the Manis javanica isolate MJ-LG chromosome 12, MJ_LKY, whole genome shotgun sequence genome, one interval contains:
- the LOC140845160 gene encoding small integral membrane protein 18-like translates to MESQRMASLNSSLWNETTTSVYQYLGFQVQKIYPFHDNWNTACFVILLLFIFTVISLVVLAFLYEVLDCCCCVKNKTVKDLQSEPNPLRSMMDNIRKHEIEVV, encoded by the coding sequence ATGGAATCTCAAAGAATGGCCTCCCTGAACTCTAGCCTCTGGAATGAAACTACCACATCTGTTTATCAGTATCTTGGTTTTCAAGTCCAAAAAATTTACCCTTTCCATGATAACTGGAACACTGCCTGCTTTGtcattctgcttttatttatatttacagtgaTCTCTTTAGTAGTGCTGGCTTTCCTTTATGAAGTGCTTGACTGCTGCTGctgtgtaaaaaataaaactgtgaaaGACCTGCAAAGCGAGCCTAACCCTCTTAGAAGTATGATGGACAACATTAGGAAACATGAAATTGAAGTGGTCTAG